In the Spirochaetota bacterium genome, TTTATGATAGAAGGGTATCGTGACAGCAATTATTATCAGATAGTTCGTGAAATAATACCTGATTTAGACAACACAAATCCGGGTAATGTAAATGCTTCCAATCTTCCAATGTTGAAAAATATTGTGTATATTGGCAAACGGGATTCTACCCCTGGTATGTATAAGTTTAATGAAATTGTTGCATTGGGAAGTTCCGTAAATGATGATCAGCTTGATAAAAGAATACAGGAATGCGATATTCATGATGTTATTAACATGCAGTATACATCTGGTACAACGGGGTTTCCTAAAGGTGTCATGCTAACACATTACAATATTGTCAACAATGCTATTATGGTGGGCGATGTGATGGGGATGACCCCTAATGACAAACTGCTCATCCATGTACCTTTATTCCACTGTTTTGGATGTGTAATGAGTACCTTAAATTGTGTAACGCATGGATCAACCATGGTAGTAATGGAATATTTTGATCCACTGAAGTCGCTGCAGGCGGTACAGAACGAAAAATGTACAGCTATCAATGGGGTGCCAACCATGTTTATTGCAATGCTTAATCATCCCGATTTTGGCAAATATGATATGTCTTCACTTAGAACTGGCATCATGGCAGGAGCTCCATGTCCTGTTGAAACAATGAATCAGGTGCGTACACTCATGCACTGCCCCGAAATAGTCATAGCATTTGGCCAGACCGAATGTTCGCCGGTAATGACTATGACACGGCGAGATGATCCGGTTGATCTGCGGGTGTCAACGGTTGGGCGTTTGCTTCCCGGCATTGAAGGAAAAATAGTTGATCCAGAAACTGGTCAGGAGTTGCCGCCAAATACTCAGGGCGAGATAGTGACCCGTAGTGCATGTGTTATGAAAGGGTACTACAAAATGCCTGAAGCCACTGCAAATGCAATTGATAAAGATGGATGGCTACACACCGGTGATCTTGGATCGGTTGATGAAAATGGATATTTCAGGGTTACGGGCCGTATTAAGGATATGATTATCCGTGGCGGTGAAAATATCTACCCGCGCGAAATTGAAGAATTTTTGTTGACTAATCCAAAGGTAAAGGATGTACAGGTAGTAGGTATTCCTGACGAAAAATATGGTGAACAGGTTCTTGCCGTAATACAGCTAAAAGATGGTCAAAGTTCATCAGCTGAAGAGATGGTGCAGTTTTGTACAGGCAAAATTGCTCGCCATAAGATTCCTAAATACTGGGAATTTGTAGATACGTTCCCTATGACTGCAAGTGGCAAAGTGCAGAAGTACAAACTGCGCGACATATTTGCTACAAAATATGGCAAGGCCAAATCAGTGTTTGAAGCAATGCAGAGTAAATAAGTGATAGAACAAAAAGTAAAAACATATTCAATTGGTGAGCTGGCTAAGCTTTTAGAGATGAGCACGCGCACAATCCGGTATTATGAGGAATTGGGGCTGCTCAACTCTGTAAAGCGTATTGAAAATGGCCGCCGCATTTATACCGATGATGATGTCAGGCGCTTGAAGCTTATCAAGCGCCTGAAGATTTTAGGTTTAACGCTTT is a window encoding:
- a CDS encoding AMP-binding protein, whose translation is MGAFKELTMWQALHETVEKYPDHEALVCPEFGVRLTYAEFYSRCREVAKGLIALGIQKGDHVSLWATNVPEWVYLQFSLGMIGAVLVTVNTNYKSHELEYLLKQSDSTTLFMIEGYRDSNYYQIVREIIPDLDNTNPGNVNASNLPMLKNIVYIGKRDSTPGMYKFNEIVALGSSVNDDQLDKRIQECDIHDVINMQYTSGTTGFPKGVMLTHYNIVNNAIMVGDVMGMTPNDKLLIHVPLFHCFGCVMSTLNCVTHGSTMVVMEYFDPLKSLQAVQNEKCTAINGVPTMFIAMLNHPDFGKYDMSSLRTGIMAGAPCPVETMNQVRTLMHCPEIVIAFGQTECSPVMTMTRRDDPVDLRVSTVGRLLPGIEGKIVDPETGQELPPNTQGEIVTRSACVMKGYYKMPEATANAIDKDGWLHTGDLGSVDENGYFRVTGRIKDMIIRGGENIYPREIEEFLLTNPKVKDVQVVGIPDEKYGEQVLAVIQLKDGQSSSAEEMVQFCTGKIARHKIPKYWEFVDTFPMTASGKVQKYKLRDIFATKYGKAKSVFEAMQSK
- a CDS encoding MerR family transcriptional regulator, with translation MIEQKVKTYSIGELAKLLEMSTRTIRYYEELGLLNSVKRIENGRRIYTDDDVRRLKLIKRLKILGLTLSEMHELESIWQIHKTNDIVLRRLLEILDSHVTRIDDRIKDLEILKNEIIEYQNRIKNKINR